AAGACCTACACCTACGATCTCATCGAGGAGAATCCCGAGTTCGTTCTGTCGGTTCCGTCGACGGAGCTGATCGACGCGATGATACTCTCCGGAATGGTCAGCGGACGGGAACTCGACAAGATCGACCACCTGGACCTCGAGACGATCCCCGGCGCGGAGATCGACGTCCCGATCCTCGCGGACGCCGTCGGCAACATCGAGTGTCGCGTCCTCGACTCCTTCGAGTTCGAGAACACCACCTACTACTTCGGAGGCGTAGAGAAAGCGTGGGTCACCGAAGGTGGCATGGACGGACGCCTGCTCTCGCTGGAAGAAGACGTGCTCGCGTACATGGGCAGCGACTGGGCCGACGAGGACGACGACACCAAACACCGCTTTTACGCCGACCTAAGCCCGGAGAACCTCGAATCGTTCCCGGGCGACGACGTGCTCGAGGGGCTCCCGGAGGAGCTACAGGAAAAACACCGGTAGTACACCGATGATACGGGACGGTTCCGGCACCGCCATCACTCGCCTGCCGAATACAGTTTGATCGCGTCTGCGGGCGCTCGGAGGAGAACACGATCCCCACGGTCGAAGTCGCGGACACGATCCGACCGGACGACCACCTCGGTATCGGCGTCCTCGAACCCGACGGTCACCTCGTAGAGATCCCGCGAAAGTCCCGCCGCGAGAACCGTCCCCCGACGGGAGAGCGCGGCGGGCGCGTCGCCCGCCCCGACGACGTCGGCACCGACGAAGATGCCGTCTGTACCGGCTGCGCGTCCGCCGTCGGCTGCAGACTCCCGCTGGACGGCGGCGTCCCTGGGCCGAAGGAAACAGTGGACGGGGCCGTCAACGTTCGCCGAGTGGACGACGTCGACTGCGTCGACGGGCACCGTACCGAGATCGGTCCGGACGACCCTGCTCCCATCCGAGTCCCACTCGACCGAGCCGTCGAGGCGGTTCCATTGGCCGACGAAGTCGCGGGTGAACGCCGAAGACGGGCGACGATACAGTTCCCTTGGCGCCCCCCGTTCGACGATATCGCCCTCGTTCATCACCAGTACCTTGTCGGCCAGGTAGAACGCCTCCTCCTGGTCGTGCGTGACGTACAGCATACTCACCCCGACCTCCTGCTGGAGCTTCTGGAGCTCGTACCGCATGTTCGCCCGGAGCTTCTTGTCGAGATTCGACAGCGGCTCGTCGAGCAACAGGAGGTCCGGATCGTGCGCCAGCGCACGCGCCAGCGCAGTGCGTTGCTGTTGTCCCCCGCTGAGATCCGTCGCAGGCTGGTGTTTCAGCTCGGCGATGTCGACCAGTTCCAGAAGCCAGTCCACCCGTGACTCGTACTCGTCTTTCGAAAACGAATGGTCGGCATACTTCAGCGGGAACACCACGTTCTCGTAGACGGACTTGTGTGGCCAGATCGCGTAGTTCTGGTACACCATCCCGATTTCCCGATCCTCGGGGGGATGCGACACGTCCGACGAGTACACCGTCTCGCCATCGATTGTGATCTCGCCCCCGTCAGGGGACTCGACGCCCGCGATACACCGCAGCGTCGTGGTTTTCCCGCAGCCGCTGGGGCCCAGCAACGCCACGATCTCGTCTTCGGCGACGTCGAAACTGACCGCCGAAAGGATCGACTCCTCCCCGAAGCTCTTGTCGAGGTCACGCACCTGGAGCCGGTTCGTCTCTGTCATGTGTGGAGTAGGTCGCCTGACCGATGTGCCGCCGGGATCGACCGTTCGTATTCCATATTACAAGTTCCATGTAATAAACGATGGGGTTCCCGATCGTTCGGTGCGAATATGGTTCACGGGCAGAAACCCCAGAGCATGCTCGACCTCTCGCTTGCGTGTGGTCGGTACGAGTGGACCCGCGGACTGTGGGATGGGAACGTCTCGCCGGAGGGAATCGACCTCTCGATCCTGGAGTATCACAACCCCGAGCGGTTCGTGCGGATGGCGAACAATCTGGAGTTCGACGCATGCGAACTCTCCATGGGCACGTACCTCGCAACCCGATTCCGCCCGGAACAGTACCCGTTTACGGCGATCCCGGTGTTTCCGCACCGACGATTCAGACATTCGTACATTTACAGGCGGATCGACGCCGACATCGACACACCACAGGATCTGGAGGGAAAACGCGTCGGCGTCGTAAACTGGCAGACGACGACCGGAATCTGGCAGCGCGGGATCCTGCGGGAGCAGTACGGACTCGACACGAGGAGCGTCGACTGGCACCGCGTCGGATCCGAGATCGTCCCGATCGAAATCCCCAATGAGTATTCGGTGACGGATCTCGATCCGGGCGGCGGAACCGTTCCGTACATGGAGGAACTGCTTCGATCGGGTGACCTGGACGCAGTGTTGCATCCCGTGCCGTTGCAGGTGCCGGAGGCCGAACGATTGTTCGAAGAACCCATCGCCGAAGAGCAGGCCTATTTCGAGGAAACCGGGATCTTTCCGATCATGCACGCGATCGTCCTGAAGGACGAACTCCTCGCGGAACACCCGTGGATCGTCCAGAAGCTCTACGACGCTTTCGAAAACGCAAAACAGGAGTGCCTTCGACGGCTGGAGCGTCCACAGTGGGTCCCGCTTCTGTGGGCCGATATCCACGCCGAACGACAGCGCGAACTACTCGAGGATCCCTGGGAATACGGACTGACGGAGACCAACCGGAACGTACTGAACACGCTGGTGGAGTACGCACACCGACAGGGAATCGCAGACCGTCGGTACGACCTCGAGGAACTGTTCGCCACCGAATCGCTGGAAATCGGGACGTTCGGTTGAGACCCGCCGCTCTCGAAGCGAACCTCAAAAACGGAAAAACGACGACGAAAAACGGTCGTTTCCGCGGTTATTCGCCGTCCGGACCGAACCGGGAGGCGAGTTTTTCGAACGGACTCTGCGTCTGCGACAGCAGTTCCGAATCGACTGTTCCCATCAACTGTACGTTTTCGAACGAACGTGCGCTCTTATGCGACATCGTATGTAAACTTAGTACCTAGAACCGGATAAACCCTTTCGTACATAGTTTTAAATTCGGAAAAATAACCCAAACGTTCATACTATACATCGAACAATCATGAACGATTTTCGAAAGGACTGGGCCAGCACGTGTCGTCGAAAGAGAACTCGTATCGGTCGGCGATTCCGATCTCGGTTCCCACGTCGATGTCGACGCATGGAATCTTCAAACGAAAATTTATTAATATACATACATTTGGAAGAAAATATGAACACCGAGTATTGATCGGCGGAGTGCTCCTCACCTAAATACCCTTGCGCACCAGGCAGCAACCTCTTGAGGGTGGTATAAGTTATTATGGGACATGGATGTACTTCTGAACGAAGTCACACACACGGTACACAAATACGAACGGGACAAGTCGGATTTTCAAACCGAGTGTGGGATCCATCACCACCTCTCTCATGACAATCTCCAACCCACCTCGGACGACCAGCTACTGACTGCAAAAAACGCCAGTAAATGCGGCCGATGCTTCGATGGCGAAGGCGGCTACTGACGTAGGTGTTCTAAAGGAAACAGCGAGAGTTCCACGGGTCACCCGACCCGTGGTCGTTTACTTCCCGGGAGCCGTACTTATTTGTCGTCGAGGTCAGTAGCCAGTTCGTCAATCACCACGTCCCAGGCGTGCGTTCTTCCGTTCGTTTGAAACTCCCAGGCACCGCGCACATCCACGTCTGCCTGGACGGCTTGCTCGATGGCCTCGGCGAGAACCGCCTCGAAGTCGTCGCCACTGGTAATCGAAATGTCGCGGTGTTGATCGCGTGTCATGATTTGATGACCACAAGCCTCAACTCGAAGAGATGGGGACTACCCGCGACCACATCCTCACCACGTCGGCCACACTTCGCGAAGGGCGTTCGGTCCATCTGCTTTCAGCGACACACACCTTAAGGGCTGTCGCTCTGCATGGCTCACCATGCTTTTCTCCCCGGGTTGGTCAACCAGGCCACCTATATTTACCAGTATCGATCACAATCATCGATCAAGGAATGGCAGTCATCGCGCATCTTCGGGTTCCGGCTGACTCGTTCGAACTCGGTCGGATCCTCGAACTGGAAGCCGACGGAACGATCGAACTCGAAAACATGATTCCGATGGGCGAGAAAGCCGTTCCGTTCTTCTCAGTGAGCGAGGACGTCCGAGAATCCTTCGAGCGAAACGTCGAGAATCACCCATCGGTCGATCGCATCGTCGAAGTGACGCGCCACGACAGCGAGCGACTGTATTCGCTGGACTGGAACGTTTCCCGCGACGTATTCTTCCAGGGGATCATCGATCTGCAGGGACAACTCCTGAGTGGCACTGGAACAGTCGACACGTGGGAGTTCGAGATTCGGTTTCTCACCCACGAGAGACTCGGTGAGTTTCAAGACCACTGTTCGAATGCGCACATCCCCCTCGAAGTCGGACGCATCTACAACCCCGTCCGTCCGGGGACCGGTATGTGGTACGGAGTGACAGGACCGCAGCGTGAAGCGCTCATGTGTGCTGTGCAGGGTGGATACTACTCGATTCCGCGAGAGATGTCCACGCAGGAACTGGCTGACGAACTCGGGATCTCCGATCAGGCTGCCACAGAACGACTGCGGCGGGCGATCGAGACGCTCACCGAAAATACACTCGTTGCAATGCAAGAAGAGCGCGACGAGGAGTTCGAGCAACCCCTGGATTCCTGATGCGTCTCCTCCCTCTTCGGACTCGGGTGAGGACTACTGTTTCGTGTACTACTTAATAACAATTGTACATCATGCATCGAAAAGAACCGTGAGAGAACTGTATAGAAGCGCATGAGAATATTGTCTCGATTTCATCAAAGCGAGCCTGAGGCGAAGGCACTATGACCGCACCAGTAACGGACGGGGCTACGACAGCAACACCCAAAGCGGCCAGAAAAGAACTCTACGAGATCTTCCGAGAGGACACTCCCTTCGAACAGAAAGCGCGTGAAGCCCTCGAACTCGGCAGGCAGTACCTCGGCGTAGACAACGGGCATCTCACCAGGATCGATCAGGAAACCGACCACTGGGAAGCGATCGTCAGCACCGACTCGTCAGATGGACGCTTTCCCACAGGGCTGGAACTCGATCTCGGCACCACATACTGCCGTCGAACGATCGAGACCAACGCTCAGCACACACTCCACGATGCACCGAACCAGGGGTGGGAAGACGACCCGGCGTTCGAAGCCCACGGCCTGGCCTGCTATCATGGCACGTCACTCGTTCTCGATGATGAACCCTACGGTACGGTTTGTTTCGTCGGTGAAGACCCGCGAGATCCGTTCAGTGACGACGAAAGCATGTTTGCAGAACTCATCGCCCGGAATCTCGAACGCGAACTCGAACGCGAGCACCACGAAGCCCAACTCACGAGACAGACCAACCTCGCCACGGTTCTCAACCGGGTGCTTCGACACAATCTCAAAAACGACATGTCCGTCATTCGGGGGTATACTCAGCTCATGTCCGACGAGTTGGGCGCTCCGTCGTACAGTAAGACCACACTCGACAACATCGATAACCTTCTCGACTTGAGCGAGAAGGCCCGCGAGTTGAATCGGTTCGTCAATACCGACTTCGAGCGCACACCCACAGAAATTACGGAACTCGTCGAGGACCTGGCCCAAACGGTGCGTGCGAACTATCCAGATGTGTCAATCACTGTCGAATACGACGACGACATCACCGCCGCAGTCCTTCCGAGTCTGGACCGGGCGCTGACCGAACTGATCGATAACGCCGCCAAGCACGGCGGCGACACGGCCATCGTGACGGTCACTGTCGCGTCCGTGCCGAACGCCGTCGAGATCCGAATCGTGGATGACGGACCTGGGCTGGACGACGAAGAAGCCGAGGTACTGAAGACGGGGAGCGAGACGCCGTTAGTTCACGGCAGCGGACTCGGATTGTGGCTGGCTCACTGGATCGTCTCCAGTCACGGCGGGTCGATCGACGCAACCAGCTCCGACGACGGGACGAGCATGACGGTTTCCGTCCCGCGAAAGCCGACGGCAAACGTCGACGAAGAACTGACGAAACTCACGCAGGCCCGCGACCAGTATCAGGCCGCCTTCGAAGGGGCTTACGACGCGATGATCATCGTCAATGACGACGCCCAAATCATCGATGCCAATTCGAAAGCAAGCCAGATCTACGGTATGGACGAACAGGAGTTGCTCGGACAACCACTCGCACGCTTCTTCCCGGACGACTTCGATTTCGACGCGTTCTGGCGGCAGTCCCACGAGCAAGGAACGGACCTGAACACGATGATGCTCCTCGGTGCGGATGGCGTCGAACGGACCGTCGAATACTCTGCCGCAAACAAGATCGTCCCCGGCCAGACCCTCCTCGTCAGTCGGAACGTTACCGATCGCCTCGAACGAGAGCAGGCACTACAGGAGACGACCCAGCAACTCGACGCGGTTTTCGACGCGTCTCCGGATCCGATCATTGCTGTTGATATTGACGGAAGTATCCAGCTGTGGAACGACTCCGCCGAATCCCTGTTTGGCTACAGCCAAGGGGAAGTCAAGGGCCAGCAGATCCAGGGTCTCGACCTGTTTCCTGCCGGGACGGAATCTGACTTCCAGGCCCGCTTCGAACGGGCACTGGATGGCGAGGTGTTCGAGAATCTCGAAGTCGAGCAACGCAGCAGGGACGGTAAACTGATCGATCTCAGCATCTCGACGGCCCCACTCCGCGACGAGATGGGTGAGGTCTCCGGGATCATGGCCGTTGTCACAGACATCACCGAACGCAAAGAGCGCGAACGGGGGTTACGCGAAACGAAACAGCGTCTCGACCTGGCGCTCCAGGGATCTGACACGGGTGTCTGGGACTGGAACATGGACACTGACGACCTCTACTGGGATGAGACCATGGAACGACTATTCGCCCTCGAACCCGGCACCTTCGAGGGAACGCTCGACGCGTTTATCCGACGAATCCATCCGGCTGACCGAAGCCATGTCGAGACTGCCATCCAGGAGAGCATCGAGTCCGAAGAAGGGTACGAAGCCACATTCCGTATCCAGCGTGACGATGGCGAACAACGCTGGATGAACGGCCGCGGTGAAGTCTGCTTCAATGACGGTTGCGAGCGATTGATCGGTGTCCTCACCGACGTCACCCAACGGAAGGAACACGAACTTGCGGTGGAATCGGCAACAGAGCGATACGAGTCCTTACTGGACGCAGCTCCGGATCCGGTGTTCGTCGCGGATACTGAGACGGGTGAGATACTCGAGGCCAACGAGGCTGCCGAAACACTGACCGGAGAACCGAAGGAACACCTCATCGGCCGTCACCACTCGACAATTCATCCCACTGGGGACGCCGAGTTGCATCGGGAGGCGTTCACACGGGCCAAGGAAGAACGGACGACTGTCCAGGCGCTGTCGGATGGCTCGCAGCTGGAGATGGAAACAGCCGACGGGGGCACCATCCCAATCGAGATCAGCGTCAATACGGTCTCACTCCCGGATGGGGATGTCACGTTCGGTATCTTTCGAGACCTGGAACTGGCACAGAAAAAAGAGCGGCTGGAAGCGGTCGCCAGTATCCTGTCTCACGACCTCCGAAACCCACTCAACGTCGCCCAGGGGCGGTTGGATCTACTGAAAGAGGAGTACCAAAGTGAGCATATAGCACCCATCGAGAATGCGCACGATCGCATCGAAGTGCTGATCGAAGACGTGTTGACACTCGCCCGCAACGGTGACACGGTGGGGGAAACGGAGCCACTCTTGCTTTCGGACCTCGTCGAGTCCTGTTGGAGGACCGTTGACACGGCAGACGCCTCGCTCGTCGTCGAGACGGAACGGACGATCCAAGCCGACAAGAGTCGTCTGCGGCAACTCGTCGAGAACGTGTTCCGGAACAGCGTGGAACATAGTTCCACGAGCAATCGGCCGCAGGCCGATGACGCGATCGACCACGGTGGTGACGACGTGACGATCACTGTTGGTGATCTGGATGACGGATTCTACATCGGAGACAACGGCCCCGGTTTCCCGGCAGACGAGCGCGATCGAGTCTTCGAATTTGGCTACTCGACGACCACCGAGGGGACGGGCTTGGGCCTTGCGATCGTCCAGGAAATCGCCGAGGCACACGGCTGGGATATCTCCGTCACCGAGAGCGATTCCGGTGGGGCACGATTCGAAATGACTGGCGTTGCGGTCGCTGCAGAATAGACGCTCTTGATTCGGCGGGTGAGCTGATCCGGGATCGAGCGAGTCGAGAGACGTCGATCCTCTTCATGGCGGAAGACGTCAACTACCAGACGTTCACGTGGCACTCGGTCCACCGTCTCTGTAGATTCGAACCTCCTCGGCAGTGATTGCGACCCAGTGACCCCAGATGCGGGTGCTCAGACGAACCGGGCGGCAAGTCCAGTCGAGAGTCTCGAAGACGTCAGCCTCGACCCAATCGTGGAGCGTCGTCGGTTTCTCGTGTACATCGACCTCGACAGCGAGGAAGGCATTTACTACTGCCTCAGTTATTTCCTCTCCGCTACTAAGCGAGTACGAAACCAGGAGATCGGGTTTCCGTTCGCTCGAGGACATGCTCGAAATTGGACGGTCAATACAGAAATCATACTGGTCTTGCACACCAGGGTTTTTATTTGAACCACCACTCAGGGCGAATCTACTGCCGGAACGGCCCCCGCGTCGACCGCGTCGTCGGGAACAGTCCCGTCGGGGTTCCAGCCGCGTTCCTCGTAGTACTCTTCGATCGCCGCCGCGAGATCGGGGATTTCGTAAGGTAGTCGGTCGTCCGCACGATCTTTCCCCCGTTTGTTGTTGAAGTGACGCTCCCGTTCGACCGTCCTGGCGCCCACTGCGAGCAGGTTCTCGTAGTCCGCACCGAGAAGCGCCGCCAGTCGCTCGTCTGTGATGTAATCACCTGAGAACGCACAGATGATGGCCGAATCCCGAACCGCGTTGCGGTTCTCCTTTTTCACCAGCAGTTCGCTTTTCCCGAGTGTTCCCTCTGGATCGATCTCGCCGTTATACTCCGGACCCAGCATCCCGCCGTACATGTGGTCTGCACCGCGGTTGGCCACCGCATACGACAGACCCTGCCCGTGGAGCACGCGGCCGTCGTGGGCGGCGAACTCCATCCCTTTTACCGTGTAGTTGTCGACGCCGAGTTCCTCGTGGGCGCGGGAGACCCCCTCCGCGAGCAGGTCGCCGATTCCCTCCCGGTGGGCGATCCGTTCGGTCACCTGGCGTGCGAGTTCGGCGTCGCCGAAGGCGTCCTCGCTTTTGAGGTACGCGGCGACGGTCACGCCCGCCGAGATGGTGTCCATCCCGAGTTCGTCACACAGCTCGTTTGCCTTCATCACGTCCACGATGTCGCCGACGCCCTGGCTGGAGCCGAACGCGTACACCGTCTCGAACTCCGGGCCTTCGGTCTCGATCCCTTCCGTCTCGTCGCGAGTGGGGAGCTTGCAGGCGTAGGCACACGACGAGCAGGTGCCGGTGCGATACTTCTTCTCCTCGACTGCGTCGCCGCCGATCCCCGCGGCGTCCTCGAAGTGGTACTCCTCGAAGTATCGGGTCGGAAGCGAGAAGTTCTCGTTGATGAACTCCGTGCCGCCGGTGGTGCCCTGGCGTTTCATCCGGTCGTCCGAGGTCGCCGCCTCCCGGTGGATCTCCGACTCCGGCGGATCGGGAACCTCGAGTTCGGGTCGGGAGTCGCCAGCGAAGGTGACGCACTTGACGTTCTTCGAGCCCAGCACCGCGCCGAGGCCGCCGCGACCGAACGCCCGCGAGTCGAACGTCATCACGGACGCGAACCGGACCAGGTTCTCGCCCGCCGGGCCGATCGCAATGCAGTTTTCGGGTCCGAGATCGTGGTAGTCCTCCATGTAGTCGGACGTCTCCGAGACGGTCGCTCCCTCGAGTTCGGGGACGGATTCGAACGTGACACGGGGTCGGCCCTCCCCGTCGGAATCGCGAACGTGTACTGCGAGTAGTTCGTCGCTCGCGCCGACGAGTTCGAACACCGAGTAGCCGGTGTCCGCGAAGTTCCGCGAGAGGAATCCCCCGGCGTTCGTCGAGGCGAGCCCGTCGGAAAGCGGCGACAGCCCGGTCATCGACATGCGTCCGGTGAACGACGTTTGACTCGTCTGTAACGGCCCCGTCGCGAGGTACGCCCGGTTTTCGGGCCCGAACGGATCGGCGTCGAACGGGATCCGCTCGTGGGCCAGCGCGGTCGCGACCGCCCGGCCGCCGATGTGGCTAGCGAGGAGGTCGTCGATCTCGGTTGCGGTTGCGGTCCGCTCGCTCACGTCGACGGTGAGAAGCGGCCCCTTCGCGTGGAGCATACTCGAAGCATCCGACCGGGCAGTCTTAAACGCTGGCGTGGGGGGCGACACTGCCGGGACGACCGACCCGCCACGAGTCGGCCGCTCACCGCTCGCTTCCGGTGCCGACCCCGGGAATCGCGGTCTTCCGTTCGATCCATGCCATCACGTTGGAGGCAGTGAGCACCAAGGCGAGATACAGTAGGCCGACGACGACGAATATCGCGGTGTACCGGAACGTATCGGAGGCGATCGCGAACGCCCGGTAGTACAGTTCGGGGACAGTGATGAATGCCGCGAGCGAGGAGTACTTGATGAGGTAGACGAACTCGTTGGTCCAGGAGGGGATCGCGTACCGGAGCCCTTGCGGGAGAACGACGTAGTAGATCGTCTCGATCTTCGTGAGCCCGATCGCCCGACCCGCGGTTATCTGTCCCGTCTCGACGCTCTCTAACGATCCACGGATGTACTCCGCCTGATAGGCGGCGCCGTTGAGGATGAACCCGACGATCGCGACCCACACGACGTTCCGCGGGAACACCCCTTCGAGGAACGTCGGGACGTATCCGCCGATGTTGAGACCGAAGTGGAGCACGAACAGCTGTGCGAGAAGCGGCGTCCCCCGAAGCAGTTCCGTGTACGCGAGTGAAGCGTACGCCGAATAGTTGCCGTACACACGCGTCACCGCGAGCGGAACTGCAATGAAGAAGCCGACGAAGAGGCTCGACAGCGTGATCAACACGGTGAGCCACAGCCCGCCCGCAAGTCGGGGGAGCGTCTCGACGGCGAAGGCGATCCCGCCGGCGTAGGCTCCCATCACCGGCAGTCCCGCCAGTGCCGCTTCTACTGCCGCCGCTGGAACCATCGGCTCCCCGTCGGGCACGAACGGCTCCCCGAGCCACCGGTTCACCCACCGGAACAGCACCCATCCCCAGAACACCGCGCCGGCGACGTACAGCGCCAGCCGACCGACCGAGGGCGTCGCCTCGTCGACGCGGCCCCGAATCGTCGCGGGACGGGTCGTACCCGAGGGTGTGGTGGTGTCTGGCATGTCAGTCGTGGAGCTGCGTGATCCGGCTGAGAAACTGCGCGGTCCGATCGCGCTCGGGGTGTTCGAACAGCTGTTCGGGGGGCCCGCGCTCGACGACGGCGCCGCCGTCGAGGAAGACGATTTCGTCGGCGACAGATCGGGCGAAGCTCATCTCGTGGGTGACCACGAGCATCGTCATGCCCTCCTCGACGAGGTCGTGCATTACCTCGAGCACCTCGCCGACGAGTTCGGGGTCCAGCGCGCTGGTCGGCTCGTCGAACAGCATCAGCTTCGGCTCCATCGCCAGCGCCCGCGCGATGCCGACCCGCTGTTTCTGCCCGCCGGAGAGCTCCGCCGGATACGAGTCGACCTGCGGGGCGAGTCCGACCTGTTCGAGCTGCCGTCGGGCACGATCGCGGGCCGTCTGCTTGTCGAGGTCCAGCACGCGCTGTGGCCCGAGAGCGACGTTCCCGAGTGCAGTGAGGTGAGCGAAGAGATTGATGTCCTGAAACACCATCCCGACCTCGCGGCGGAGACGATTTACGTCCATGTCGGATGCGGTGACCAGTTCGCCGTCGAGGTAGATGTCGCCCTCCTGGGCGTCAGTGAGTCGGTTTACACACCGGAGCATGGTCGACTTCCCGCTGCCGCTGGGGCCGATAAGCACGGTGACGTCGCCTTTCTCCATCTCGAAGCTGACCTCTCGCAACACCTGCTCGTCCCCGTACCACTTCGAGACGTTCTCGACCCGCAGTAGGTCGTCCTGTACGCCGTCCAGTTTCCGTTCGGTGTCTGTACTCGTGTCGTCTCGTCTCATGTCGTCTCACCCGAGGGGATCGCGTAGTAGTCGCTGACGTAATCCAGCGCGCGGTTCGTCGAGAACGTGAGCACGAAGTAGATCGCACT
The Halalkaliarchaeum desulfuricum DNA segment above includes these coding regions:
- a CDS encoding amino acid ABC transporter ATP-binding protein, whose amino-acid sequence is MRRDDTSTDTERKLDGVQDDLLRVENVSKWYGDEQVLREVSFEMEKGDVTVLIGPSGSGKSTMLRCVNRLTDAQEGDIYLDGELVTASDMDVNRLRREVGMVFQDINLFAHLTALGNVALGPQRVLDLDKQTARDRARRQLEQVGLAPQVDSYPAELSGGQKQRVGIARALAMEPKLMLFDEPTSALDPELVGEVLEVMHDLVEEGMTMLVVTHEMSFARSVADEIVFLDGGAVVERGPPEQLFEHPERDRTAQFLSRITQLHD